The Clostridiaceae bacterium HFYG-1003 genome includes a window with the following:
- a CDS encoding DUF1788 domain-containing protein, with amino-acid sequence MASLEERLDIAERLIKSESFRQNKGLGNEVGYYVFDYPAEKELIVRERVAYMKNKNSRGTDGFELVVFDLYDIIIDILEKEGFLEQVYQFEKKKGFDRIIKSVGNLLKINDADSLIVKHIQEHTPEDAVVFLVGIGKCYPILRSHKVLNNLHQTLDRVPVVLFYPGKYDGQELVLFSTIKDDNYYRAFKLVD; translated from the coding sequence ATGGCAAGTTTGGAAGAACGTTTGGATATAGCCGAACGCTTGATCAAAAGCGAAAGCTTCCGGCAAAACAAGGGCTTAGGCAACGAAGTCGGTTATTACGTCTTTGATTACCCGGCAGAAAAAGAGCTTATTGTCAGAGAACGTGTTGCTTATATGAAAAACAAGAACTCCCGGGGTACGGATGGATTCGAGCTGGTAGTGTTCGACCTTTACGACATCATCATCGATATCCTGGAAAAGGAAGGTTTTCTGGAGCAGGTCTATCAGTTTGAAAAGAAAAAAGGATTCGACCGGATCATTAAATCTGTGGGAAACCTTCTGAAAATCAATGATGCGGATAGCCTGATCGTAAAGCACATCCAGGAACATACACCCGAGGATGCAGTGGTGTTTCTTGTGGGAATCGGTAAGTGCTATCCGATCCTGCGGTCCCATAAGGTTCTGAATAACCTGCACCAGACACTGGATCGTGTACCGGTGGTGCTGTTTTATCCAGGAAAATATGATGGCCAGGAACTGGTCCTTTTCTCAACAATAAAAGACGATAACTACTATAGAGCTTTCAAGCTGGTAGATTAG
- the pglX gene encoding BREX-1 system adenine-specific DNA-methyltransferase PglX — translation MNKTAIKNFAIWARNKLIADISYKAGLLGITEKGIKSPLPQSTQTVQFFDIGTKEPSSITGIEIQQRKKLVEEIERKATQSDYATAYKNVIEEVAYTWFNRLIAIRFMEVNDYLPTRIRVLSSESNGKAEPDLVTLALEASLDYSAYEKDRIIQLKHENKLDELFRMLFIKQCNALNANLPELFEKTSDYTELLLNVSFTDKEGVIYHLVNDIDEGDFNVSKEGQVEIIGWLYQYYNTEPKDETFALLKKNVKITKERIPAATQLFTPDWIVRYMVENSLGRLWLEGHPNDELKAIWKYFMDEAEQEDDVQNELDKIREEYKAIKPEDIKVIDPAMGSGHILVYAFDVLMQIYESHGYSQRDAAKNIIEKNLYGLDIDNRAYQLAYFAVMMKARQYNRRILNGETICHLYAIKESNDIDRSQLKYFGAGLSTIEKNTALLQMRSLLDCLTDAKEFGSIISVENFNWQLLRNFIKIIDAEGQMSLDTIGIEVTREQLRLLIEIGEVLARKYDIVVTNPPYMSNKGMSKQLSEYIQNNYKDSKVDLFAVFIERCNAFTKPNCFQSMITQHSWMFLSSLENLRLKTLRNDIMNMAHLGARAFEEIGGEVVQTTSFILRKALTKNYISTFCKLLSYGSQSEKETAYLNKRDIFYSTKKNFEVIPGTPLSYWLSEKASRIYDTSKKFGDINTTRAGMITGNNEIFVRLWHEVANNKSAFSCASREEAVMTSATWFPYSKGGEFRRWYGNNDCVVNWHNDGEFMRTYKDENGKIPAHAFNLEYIFKENICWNSLSSYRFSARYTQKGFLYDAGGSFASITNTKYVKFYLGFLNSNTAFHYLSALNPTMNFQKGNVADLPIKIDPVLVDKVREIVDLNIELSKSDWDSFEISWDFRKHPLVNGLTIYSAYENWKNESYHRFIKMKENEEELNSLFINLYGLHDEVTSDVCEDDVTVRRADLKRDVRSFISYAVGCLFGRYSLDTDGLAYAGGEWDDSKYYSFIPDKDNILPITDEEYFKDDIIGLFIKFVKKVFGEDTLENNLNFIATALDNNGNSSREVIRNYFVKEFFKDHCKIYQKRPIYWLFDSGKQNGFKGLVYMHRYDENTIGNLRIDYLHRVQRIYENEIARMQDAIEISKDAREVAAATKRKEKLIKQLQETKEYDEKIAHLALARTSIDLDDGVKINYEKVQTDRDGKKLDVLAKI, via the coding sequence ATGAATAAGACAGCGATCAAGAATTTTGCGATATGGGCGAGAAATAAGCTCATTGCTGACATCAGCTATAAAGCGGGTCTTTTGGGGATTACAGAAAAAGGGATTAAAAGTCCGCTTCCGCAGTCTACTCAGACGGTTCAGTTTTTTGATATTGGAACCAAAGAGCCAAGCTCTATAACTGGCATAGAAATCCAGCAACGTAAGAAATTGGTTGAGGAAATAGAAAGGAAAGCCACGCAAAGTGATTATGCCACAGCATATAAGAATGTCATTGAAGAAGTCGCCTATACTTGGTTCAATCGATTAATAGCCATCCGCTTTATGGAAGTAAATGACTATTTACCAACACGTATTCGTGTCCTTTCTTCTGAAAGCAACGGAAAGGCGGAGCCGGATCTAGTTACCCTTGCTTTGGAAGCAAGTCTTGATTATTCTGCTTATGAAAAAGATAGAATCATTCAGCTGAAACATGAAAACAAGCTGGATGAACTCTTTCGAATGCTTTTCATTAAACAATGCAATGCTCTAAATGCTAATCTGCCTGAGCTGTTTGAAAAAACAAGTGACTATACTGAATTGCTTCTTAATGTCTCATTCACAGACAAAGAAGGCGTTATATATCACCTGGTTAATGATATCGATGAAGGTGATTTCAATGTATCCAAAGAGGGACAGGTTGAAATTATAGGATGGCTTTATCAATATTACAATACTGAGCCCAAGGATGAAACTTTTGCTCTATTAAAGAAGAATGTCAAAATAACGAAAGAGCGAATTCCTGCAGCAACACAGCTATTTACACCTGATTGGATTGTTCGCTACATGGTTGAGAATAGTCTTGGACGCTTATGGCTTGAAGGCCATCCCAACGATGAGTTGAAAGCAATTTGGAAATATTTCATGGATGAAGCCGAACAGGAAGACGATGTTCAAAACGAGTTAGATAAAATTAGAGAAGAATATAAGGCCATAAAACCCGAAGACATTAAGGTCATTGATCCAGCAATGGGTAGTGGGCATATTTTGGTATACGCATTTGATGTTCTGATGCAAATATATGAAAGTCACGGATATAGCCAACGTGATGCTGCTAAAAACATTATAGAAAAAAATCTTTATGGTTTAGATATTGATAATCGCGCCTATCAGCTAGCTTATTTTGCAGTAATGATGAAAGCACGACAATATAACAGAAGGATCCTAAATGGAGAAACGATCTGCCATTTATATGCCATAAAAGAGAGTAATGACATAGACAGAAGCCAGCTGAAGTACTTTGGGGCTGGTTTGAGTACCATAGAAAAAAACACCGCCTTACTTCAGATGCGGAGTCTTCTAGATTGTTTAACGGATGCGAAGGAATTCGGATCTATCATTAGCGTTGAAAACTTCAATTGGCAGCTTCTACGAAATTTTATTAAAATAATTGACGCAGAAGGACAAATGTCGCTAGATACGATAGGTATTGAAGTAACAAGAGAACAATTACGTTTGTTAATTGAAATTGGTGAAGTCTTGGCTCGCAAGTATGACATAGTTGTAACCAATCCCCCTTATATGAGCAATAAGGGTATGAGTAAACAGTTATCTGAGTATATACAGAATAACTACAAAGACTCAAAAGTTGATTTATTCGCTGTATTTATAGAACGATGTAATGCATTTACAAAACCGAATTGTTTTCAATCTATGATAACACAGCATTCGTGGATGTTTTTATCCAGTTTGGAGAATTTAAGATTAAAGACTCTGCGAAATGACATTATGAACATGGCTCATTTAGGAGCAAGAGCATTTGAAGAAATTGGAGGTGAGGTTGTTCAAACAACTTCATTTATACTAAGAAAGGCACTGACAAAGAATTATATTTCAACATTTTGCAAACTATTAAGTTATGGAAGCCAATCTGAAAAAGAAACTGCTTATTTAAATAAACGGGATATCTTTTATTCAACAAAAAAGAACTTCGAAGTTATACCAGGAACACCGTTGTCTTACTGGCTATCGGAGAAAGCATCCAGAATTTACGATACTTCCAAAAAATTCGGAGATATAAATACAACACGAGCAGGTATGATAACTGGCAATAATGAAATTTTTGTTAGGCTATGGCATGAAGTTGCTAATAATAAATCAGCATTTAGTTGTGCTTCAAGAGAAGAAGCAGTTATGACCTCAGCGACTTGGTTTCCATATAGTAAAGGGGGAGAATTCAGACGATGGTATGGAAATAATGATTGTGTTGTTAATTGGCATAATGATGGAGAATTTATGCGTACATACAAGGATGAAAATGGGAAAATCCCTGCACATGCTTTCAATTTAGAATACATATTCAAGGAGAATATATGCTGGAATTCCTTATCCTCATATCGGTTTTCAGCTAGATATACTCAAAAAGGATTCTTATATGATGCAGGTGGTAGTTTTGCATCTATAACTAACACAAAATACGTCAAATTTTACTTAGGATTTCTGAATTCAAATACTGCATTTCATTATCTCTCGGCCTTAAATCCGACAATGAATTTTCAAAAGGGTAATGTTGCTGACTTGCCTATTAAAATTGATCCTGTGTTGGTTGATAAGGTACGTGAAATTGTTGATTTAAACATAGAGCTTTCTAAAAGTGATTGGGACAGCTTTGAAATTAGCTGGGATTTTAGAAAACATCCACTAGTAAATGGATTAACTATATACTCTGCATATGAGAATTGGAAAAATGAAAGTTATCATCGATTTATTAAGATGAAAGAAAATGAAGAAGAACTGAACAGCCTTTTTATTAACTTATATGGATTACATGATGAGGTGACTTCAGATGTATGCGAAGATGATGTTACAGTACGACGTGCTGATTTAAAGAGAGATGTCAGATCATTTATTTCATATGCAGTCGGTTGTTTGTTTGGAAGATATAGTCTAGATACTGACGGATTAGCATATGCCGGTGGAGAGTGGGATGACAGTAAATATTATTCTTTTATTCCAGACAAAGACAATATACTCCCGATTACCGATGAGGAATATTTTAAGGATGATATAATTGGATTATTTATTAAGTTTGTAAAAAAAGTTTTTGGCGAAGATACGCTAGAAAATAACCTCAATTTTATCGCCACTGCCTTAGATAATAATGGAAACAGTTCTCGTGAAGTCATTAGAAATTATTTTGTTAAAGAGTTTTTTAAGGATCATTGCAAGATATATCAGAAAAGACCAATCTACTGGCTATTTGATAGTGGCAAGCAGAATGGTTTTAAGGGCCTAGTTTATATGCATCGATACGATGAAAATACAATTGGTAATCTTCGAATTGATTATCTTCATAGGGTGCAACGAATTTATGAAAATGAAATTGCAAGGATGCAGGACGCCATCGAAATTAGTAAAGATGCCCGGGAAGTAGCTGCAGCAACAAAACGTAAAGAGAAACTGATTAAGCAACTTCAGGAGACTAAAGAATACGATGAGAAAATTGCTCATCTTGCTTTAGCGCGGACATCGATTGATTTAGATGATGGTGTGAAAATCAACTACGAAAAAGTTCAGACCGATCGAGATGGCAAGAAGCTTGATGTGTTGGCAAAAATCTGA
- the brxC gene encoding BREX system P-loop protein BrxC gives MFIKDMFAKPIDRDIKGVIKVGQADDENIKQELEEYVVTRELQKHFTDFFASYKKGINGHTDKMGVWISGFFGSGKSHFLKILSYLLENKEVNGKKAIDYFIDDKKIIDPMVLADMKLAASVPTDVVLFNIDSKSEVVGKKSKDAIVSVFLKVFNEMQGFCGSIPALADLERQLTEQGHYDEFKEKFEDEFGKPWIDSRNKFDFIQDTIVDVLEDMGFMSEAAARNWCEKAIEPYQISIEDFAKMVKEHLDNNGQNQHLVFLVDEIGQYIGNDSELMLNLQTVTEDLGTYCHGKVWVVVTSQQDIDSITEVKGKDFSKIQGRFDTRLSLSSANVDEVIKKRILDKSTTAEQTLRLLYEQKSTIIKNLIVFNDGVEKKLYANEHDFALVYPFVPYQFNLLASVLTSIRTHGASGKHLSEGERSMIALFKESAMKLMDREHGALIPFNVFYDALHQFLDHSHKGVISRAADNSYINPDNEEDNFNVNVLKTLFMIKYVKEITANVDNITSLMISDIDTDRIALKKRVEEALKILVRQMLVQKNGDNYVFLTDEEQEINREIENQNVEMAEVISKASEIIFEDIFSDKKYRYPEHNGRYNFAFNQIVDDRPYKSNQNNDIGVRILTPSSEYGDDDVTLRMMSGQGKEVLVVLPNDSAFLNELRSALKIEKYLRLTTSNKLAKFEQIKEAKRIEMRERNGNAKLFLQESMKNAAIYVNGDRAQISAKEVSARINDALGRLVSTVYHKLSYIDVAMNEANIRALFKTSNQQSFALEGGKEANAHAIHDVLSFIATNSSMHTKTSMKSLMDRFMKAPYGFVEDDVEWLVAKLFKNGDIALTVNGAAVTLLNKSEDEIIRYITKKEYVEKLLTERRQQAGIEEKKAVREVMKELFGVSSVNDDDDSMMQSFQSYSNSLETELEKIEIMFNNHSFPGKKTVVSGKGLLRAIIQIQSPSEFFKKIYSDRDDFLDFAEDFEPVKAFFTGEQKKIFEDALKMMKIYDDSKTFIVDDKVEETVREIKAILKKDMPYSDIPKLPDLLSQFRDAYMAVLTQMEAPILKSIEDAKVRVFEVLNTKKYKDELNDRYFKLFREIHDKATTCNNVATLQNVKIEADALKVRLLNEMAKKDEKIAEDSPPYGNDGGDPKPVKKQKSISIKNVSLTSSWQIESAQDLDKYISELREQIMKELEQDTIINIEF, from the coding sequence ATGTTTATCAAAGATATGTTTGCAAAGCCCATTGACCGTGATATCAAAGGTGTCATCAAAGTTGGTCAGGCGGATGATGAGAATATCAAACAAGAGTTGGAAGAATATGTGGTCACCAGAGAGCTGCAAAAGCACTTTACGGATTTCTTCGCCAGTTACAAAAAAGGAATCAACGGGCACACTGACAAAATGGGTGTCTGGATCTCCGGCTTCTTTGGAAGCGGTAAATCCCACTTCTTAAAGATTTTATCTTACTTACTTGAAAACAAGGAAGTCAACGGCAAGAAAGCCATTGACTATTTCATAGATGACAAGAAGATTATTGATCCCATGGTCCTCGCGGACATGAAACTGGCGGCGAGTGTACCAACAGATGTAGTGCTTTTCAACATTGACTCCAAGAGTGAAGTGGTAGGTAAAAAATCGAAGGATGCTATTGTATCGGTGTTTCTTAAAGTGTTCAACGAAATGCAGGGCTTCTGCGGATCGATTCCTGCCCTGGCAGATCTGGAACGACAGCTCACGGAGCAAGGTCATTATGACGAATTCAAAGAGAAATTTGAAGATGAGTTTGGCAAGCCCTGGATCGATTCCAGAAACAAGTTTGATTTCATCCAGGATACCATTGTCGACGTTCTGGAAGACATGGGATTCATGAGCGAAGCTGCTGCTCGCAACTGGTGCGAAAAAGCCATAGAGCCATACCAAATTAGTATCGAAGACTTTGCGAAAATGGTCAAAGAGCATTTGGACAACAATGGTCAAAACCAACATTTAGTATTCTTGGTTGATGAAATTGGACAGTATATAGGTAATGACAGTGAACTTATGCTAAATTTACAAACTGTCACAGAGGACTTGGGAACCTATTGCCATGGAAAAGTGTGGGTTGTTGTAACTAGTCAGCAGGATATTGACTCTATAACTGAAGTGAAGGGCAAAGATTTTTCGAAAATCCAGGGGCGTTTTGACACACGTCTCTCCTTGTCGTCTGCCAATGTAGACGAAGTCATCAAGAAAAGAATCCTGGACAAGTCAACCACTGCCGAGCAGACACTGCGGCTGCTTTACGAGCAGAAATCCACCATCATTAAGAACCTGATCGTTTTTAATGATGGTGTGGAGAAAAAGCTCTATGCCAACGAACATGATTTTGCCTTGGTCTATCCCTTCGTACCCTATCAGTTCAATTTATTAGCCAGTGTACTAACTTCAATCCGTACCCATGGTGCTTCCGGTAAACACTTGTCCGAAGGCGAGCGTTCCATGATCGCTTTGTTCAAGGAATCTGCCATGAAGCTCATGGATCGTGAGCATGGTGCGCTGATTCCCTTCAACGTTTTCTATGATGCACTCCATCAGTTCCTGGACCACAGCCACAAAGGCGTTATTTCTAGGGCAGCTGATAACAGCTATATCAACCCCGACAACGAAGAAGACAATTTTAATGTCAATGTTCTGAAGACACTCTTTATGATCAAGTACGTCAAAGAGATCACCGCAAATGTCGATAACATTACCAGTTTGATGATCTCCGATATCGATACAGATCGTATTGCCTTGAAGAAGCGCGTCGAAGAAGCATTGAAGATACTGGTTCGTCAGATGCTTGTCCAGAAGAATGGGGACAACTATGTCTTCCTCACTGACGAAGAGCAGGAAATCAATCGCGAAATCGAAAACCAGAATGTTGAAATGGCTGAAGTAATCAGCAAAGCCTCAGAGATCATATTTGAGGACATCTTTAGCGACAAGAAATATCGATATCCGGAACACAATGGTCGCTATAATTTTGCCTTTAATCAGATCGTAGATGATCGTCCTTATAAGTCCAATCAGAACAATGACATTGGTGTTCGCATTCTGACGCCAAGCTCTGAGTATGGGGATGATGATGTAACACTTCGTATGATGTCCGGCCAGGGCAAGGAAGTATTGGTAGTACTCCCAAATGATTCAGCGTTCCTTAATGAGCTTAGAAGTGCTCTTAAGATAGAGAAGTACTTAAGACTGACAACATCCAATAAGCTGGCAAAATTTGAGCAGATCAAAGAAGCCAAGCGGATTGAAATGCGCGAGAGAAATGGAAATGCCAAATTATTCTTGCAGGAATCTATGAAGAATGCAGCGATCTACGTCAACGGCGATCGGGCTCAAATTAGCGCGAAAGAGGTTTCCGCCCGTATCAATGATGCGTTGGGGCGACTGGTCTCCACCGTCTATCATAAGCTTTCATACATTGATGTTGCCATGAACGAAGCTAATATTCGAGCGCTTTTCAAAACATCTAATCAGCAGTCCTTTGCCCTGGAAGGCGGCAAGGAAGCAAATGCTCATGCGATCCATGATGTATTGAGCTTTATCGCAACGAATTCCTCTATGCACACCAAGACTTCAATGAAGAGTCTGATGGACCGGTTCATGAAAGCTCCATATGGATTTGTGGAAGATGATGTGGAATGGCTCGTAGCGAAACTGTTTAAAAATGGAGACATCGCACTGACTGTCAATGGCGCGGCAGTTACCCTTCTTAATAAGTCCGAAGATGAAATCATCCGCTACATCACCAAGAAGGAATATGTAGAAAAACTTCTGACAGAGAGACGTCAGCAGGCTGGCATCGAAGAAAAGAAGGCCGTCCGTGAAGTCATGAAAGAACTCTTCGGGGTTTCCAGCGTCAATGATGATGATGATTCCATGATGCAGTCTTTCCAAAGCTACAGCAACAGCCTTGAAACCGAGTTGGAAAAGATTGAAATCATGTTTAACAACCATAGCTTCCCGGGGAAGAAAACTGTCGTTTCTGGCAAAGGACTTTTAAGAGCAATCATCCAGATCCAATCCCCATCTGAATTCTTCAAGAAGATTTATTCAGACCGTGACGACTTCTTGGATTTTGCTGAGGATTTTGAACCAGTCAAAGCATTCTTTACGGGTGAGCAAAAGAAAATCTTTGAAGATGCCTTAAAGATGATGAAAATCTACGATGACAGCAAGACCTTCATTGTAGACGATAAGGTTGAGGAAACAGTCCGGGAAATCAAGGCAATTCTGAAAAAGGATATGCCCTACAGCGATATTCCAAAACTGCCCGATCTATTAAGTCAATTCAGAGATGCCTACATGGCAGTATTGACTCAAATGGAGGCTCCAATACTCAAGTCAATTGAGGATGCTAAGGTTCGAGTATTTGAAGTCTTAAATACCAAGAAATACAAAGATGAATTGAATGATAGATACTTCAAGCTTTTTAGAGAGATCCATGATAAAGCGACCACCTGCAATAATGTGGCAACACTTCAGAATGTAAAGATTGAAGCGGATGCGCTTAAAGTGCGGCTACTTAATGAGATGGCTAAGAAAGATGAAAAGATTGCTGAAGATTCGCCGCCTTATGGTAATGATGGTGGTGATCCAAAGCCAGTCAAAAAACAGAAGAGCATCAGCATAAAGAATGTTAGCTTGACTTCATCTTGGCAGATAGAATCCGCGCAGGATCTTGATAAATACATCAGCGAACTACGAGAACAAATCATGAAAGAGCTCGAACAAGATACTATCATTAACATTGAGTTCTAA
- the pglZ gene encoding BREX-1 system phosphatase PglZ type A, which translates to MAELNLKQITDKLNHEFVGNTRKLVFWYDDKAEFVEDVDSLELSNAKIYHLEKDNQFYTKHFLERIDRTNNYLIYAPFPRPQVRDNHLEDILLYSRQFFADRASLLTVDLGIDQKYKPVIQKYIKFFGAKDRTQKFYDLELENFTKESIEVALMSVLCKTRIAFFDEVVRVVLTDGDLEENKFLEEFDKYGLLDAFWRLCEEQFGYTDVKPTLEKLVLTMFVTYTQRYLQGELPPAWKSFVSYKSGNIIAFLDNLMNNVLYRERYDELSDYVARNLQAKTTLESYNPELLIQCDTFKAIDLVFIKWITERLLNEDLGAKLSGKSISEICKDRRKRHFGDRYRSEYHMLESASYVIAAASYQSRDDLKDIVKQYTTNDYQIDQQYRKFYYNYDQLNENSHLEKIRDLVENIYTNEFLAKSVYNWNVGLKKADPSSSMLLQRNFYSKYIQSSKDRVVVIISDAMRYEVGQSLFDKLEDDEKCTPKLESMMSILPSYTRLGMGALLPHKSLELTQENKVLVDGMPCDSLKQREVILNSYTPNSRCIQFDDLKLMKKMELREVFTGMDVVYVYHNQIDARGDKLSTENEVFTACYEAVDEVFTMIKRISTNANTLHFIVTSDHGFIYKRDKLQETDKIIHVADKDAFINRRFIVAQDALEDDGITSYSMDKILGNKDTKWVSVPVSSNVFKVTGGGQNYVHGGSSPQEMLVPVIDVKVEKGHAETRPAQIVLVSMVQKITNLISSLDFIQSEPVSDVIKETSYKVYFISEDNEKISNECIYIADKKDNDPSKRIFRLKFNFKNKQYDKSKQYYLVAYDEKNDIEVLRHGVVMDIAFADDFGFSL; encoded by the coding sequence ATGGCGGAACTAAATTTAAAACAAATAACGGATAAGCTCAATCATGAGTTTGTTGGAAACACTCGAAAGCTTGTCTTCTGGTACGATGACAAGGCTGAATTTGTTGAAGATGTAGATTCATTGGAGTTATCGAACGCCAAGATCTATCATCTCGAAAAAGACAACCAGTTTTATACCAAACACTTTTTAGAACGGATTGATAGAACAAACAATTACTTGATCTATGCCCCCTTTCCGCGTCCTCAGGTAAGGGACAACCATTTGGAAGACATCCTCCTCTACTCGAGACAATTCTTTGCTGATAGAGCGTCACTTCTGACTGTGGATCTTGGGATTGACCAGAAGTATAAGCCGGTCATTCAGAAATATATCAAGTTCTTCGGCGCGAAGGATCGGACTCAAAAGTTCTACGATCTCGAACTTGAGAATTTTACCAAGGAAAGTATCGAAGTGGCTCTCATGAGCGTTCTTTGCAAGACGAGAATTGCGTTTTTCGATGAGGTTGTCCGTGTCGTTTTGACCGATGGAGACCTTGAAGAGAATAAATTTCTGGAGGAATTTGATAAATATGGCCTCCTGGACGCCTTTTGGCGCCTTTGTGAAGAACAGTTCGGCTATACCGATGTTAAGCCAACGTTGGAAAAGCTTGTGTTAACCATGTTCGTAACCTATACCCAAAGATATCTTCAGGGTGAACTTCCCCCTGCATGGAAAAGCTTTGTCTCCTACAAATCCGGCAATATTATCGCATTTTTAGATAACCTGATGAACAACGTCTTATACCGAGAGCGGTATGATGAATTGTCCGATTATGTGGCCAGAAATCTTCAGGCTAAGACTACACTGGAGTCCTACAATCCAGAATTATTGATTCAATGCGACACTTTTAAAGCCATTGATCTTGTATTCATTAAATGGATCACCGAGCGCCTTCTGAATGAAGATCTTGGAGCTAAGCTTTCAGGTAAGTCTATTTCTGAGATCTGTAAGGATCGCCGCAAAAGACATTTTGGAGATCGGTATCGGTCCGAATACCACATGCTTGAAAGCGCTTCTTATGTTATAGCGGCAGCAAGTTATCAAAGCCGAGATGACCTAAAAGACATCGTCAAGCAATACACTACTAACGACTATCAGATCGATCAGCAGTATCGGAAGTTTTACTATAACTACGATCAGCTGAACGAGAACAGCCATTTAGAAAAAATTCGGGATCTTGTGGAGAATATCTACACCAATGAGTTCCTAGCTAAGAGCGTCTATAACTGGAATGTGGGTCTCAAGAAAGCAGACCCTTCCTCTTCCATGCTTCTTCAACGGAATTTTTACAGCAAATACATTCAATCCAGCAAGGATCGCGTGGTGGTGATCATCTCTGATGCGATGCGTTATGAAGTTGGGCAGTCATTATTTGACAAACTAGAAGATGACGAGAAATGCACACCAAAGCTGGAGTCAATGATGAGCATTCTCCCTTCCTATACACGACTTGGTATGGGTGCTCTGCTGCCACATAAGAGCCTGGAGTTGACTCAGGAGAACAAGGTCCTGGTTGATGGCATGCCATGCGATTCTCTCAAGCAGAGAGAGGTAATACTCAATTCCTATACGCCTAATAGCAGATGTATCCAATTTGATGATCTGAAACTGATGAAGAAGATGGAACTACGGGAAGTCTTTACAGGGATGGACGTGGTCTATGTCTATCACAACCAGATTGATGCCCGTGGGGATAAACTGAGCACGGAAAATGAGGTCTTCACTGCCTGCTACGAAGCCGTTGATGAAGTCTTTACCATGATCAAGCGCATCTCAACCAATGCCAACACCCTGCACTTCATCGTTACTTCAGATCATGGATTCATATACAAACGAGACAAGCTGCAGGAAACCGACAAGATCATCCATGTGGCCGACAAAGACGCCTTTATCAATCGTCGCTTTATCGTTGCACAAGACGCGCTGGAAGACGACGGAATCACATCTTACTCCATGGATAAGATCCTTGGGAACAAAGACACCAAGTGGGTTTCTGTTCCAGTGAGCTCCAATGTATTCAAGGTCACTGGTGGCGGCCAGAACTATGTTCATGGCGGTTCTTCTCCTCAGGAGATGCTTGTTCCGGTTATTGATGTCAAAGTTGAAAAAGGTCACGCAGAAACGCGACCGGCACAGATTGTGCTGGTCAGCATGGTCCAAAAGATCACGAACCTGATTTCTTCTCTGGACTTCATCCAGTCTGAGCCAGTTAGTGATGTGATCAAAGAGACCAGCTATAAGGTGTACTTCATTTCTGAAGATAATGAAAAAATCTCCAATGAGTGCATATATATTGCAGACAAAAAGGATAATGATCCTAGTAAGCGGATTTTCAGATTGAAGTTCAACTTCAAAAACAAGCAGTATGACAAATCAAAACAGTACTATTTGGTAGCCTATGATGAGAAAAACGATATAGAAGTCTTGCGTCATGGCGTCGTTATGGATATAGCCTTCGCGGATGACTTTGGCTTTAGTTTATAA
- a CDS encoding DUF1819 family protein, with protein sequence MPRKEYSAGMVKLPFWFSEYKKMISLLNAGKTLPEIKKLNLKENIFSAPTEARAIQIFNTVSSRVKALDQGFYGLFEQCDVSNQKLIALIAIMESDSLFFDFMYEVYREKLIIGIDEISDSDISIFFKDKQVQNERVAKWTDYTLKRLGTIYRTVLMESGILERSTGSRKINKPILDRTLEQKLKDCGMEMTLRALTGVR encoded by the coding sequence ATGCCAAGAAAGGAATATAGTGCCGGAATGGTGAAACTGCCATTTTGGTTTTCAGAATATAAAAAAATGATCAGCCTTTTGAATGCAGGCAAAACCTTACCTGAAATAAAAAAACTGAATCTAAAAGAAAATATTTTCTCGGCTCCCACTGAAGCCAGAGCCATCCAGATTTTCAATACTGTGTCCTCGCGGGTTAAAGCCTTGGATCAAGGCTTCTATGGTTTGTTTGAACAATGTGATGTTTCAAACCAGAAGCTTATCGCTCTGATCGCGATCATGGAGAGTGATTCGCTGTTTTTTGACTTCATGTATGAAGTCTACCGTGAAAAACTGATCATTGGGATCGATGAAATCTCAGACAGCGACATCAGCATATTCTTTAAAGATAAGCAGGTCCAGAATGAGCGCGTTGCCAAGTGGACGGATTATACCCTGAAGCGATTGGGGACAATTTATCGAACGGTCTTGATGGAATCAGGCATTTTAGAGCGATCCACTGGATCGAGAAAGATTAATAAGCCCATTCTCGATCGTACACTGGAACAAAAGCTCAAAGACTGCGGCATGGAAATGACACTCCGTGCGTTGACGGGGGTGAGATGA